A region of the Candidatus Neomarinimicrobiota bacterium genome:
AGAATTCTATCAGTCTACCTCCAAAACAGTCACAGACAATACATTGAACGGTGTGACTGTCCTAAAACGCTATCCTTACCAGAAAGCTGGCGGCGGATGGGTTGTTTATGTACAGCTCGGATTAAAGAAGGATGCCATAGCAACTCAAGTGGTGAGTGTGATCAAGAACGAAGAAGCACTTTATGCTGAGTTCAAAGCATCACAGGCTTTCCAGGAGTTGGAAGCTGCAACAGGAACTGCTAAATAGTTTTTTCTGCATTATTCTATTTAAAAACGGCTCCCAACTGGGGGCCGTTTTTATTTCTCCTCGGCAATATGGAACAATTATTGTCATGTATCGTTATTTAACCAGTATATTGACGGCAAGGTAATCGATGAGGAGTAGAGTATGAACCTGCAATGGCCACCAAAACAAATTTCAAAGCCACTTCATATTCTTACCTTGGGTTTGATCTTGTTTAACTTTAACCAGGCACAGGAACCTATGACCTATAATAAACTCACTTCAGAAGAACAACGTGTGATTCTCAATAAGGGGACCGAGCAACCCTTTAGCGGTAAATACGAGACGTTTGATGCTAGAGGCACTTACACCTGTAAACAATGTGATGCCCCGCTTTACCACTCTGAAGATAAATTTGATGCCCAATGTGGCTGGCCCAGTTTTGATGTTGAAATTCCCGGCGCTGTTAAACGGGTCACTGATGCTGATGGTCGGCGGACAGAGATTCTCTGTGCCAATTGTGGTGGTCATTTGGGGCATGTCTTTCTGGGTGAAAATTTCACTCCAAAGAATACTCGCCATTGTGTTAATTCCATTTCCCTGAATTTTGAAGCAGTAGTGGTTCATGTGGAGAAGGCGATTTTTGCCTCGGGTTGTTTCTGGGGCGTCGAGTATCAGTTAAAAAAAATTGATGGTGTGATCTCAACTGATGTTGGTTATACCGGAGGGCATATTGATAACCCGACTTATAAGCAGGTCTGTACTGGTCAAACGGGACATGCTGAAGCGGTTCAGGTCGTATTTGACCCCACCCAGGTTAGTTATGAGACTCTGACTAAGATCTTTTTTGAAACCCATGACCCCACCCAGGAAAATGGACAAGGTCCCGATTTGGGAACCCAATACCGATCGGAAATATTCTATTTCTCTGATAACCAGAAAAAAACTGCCGAAAAATTGATCGGGCTATTGAAAGACAAGGGCTTAAACGTCGTGACGGCGTTATCCTCAGCCAGCACTTTCTATAGTGGTGAAGAATATCATCAGGACTATTACCAGAAGACAGGTGGTGTGCCCTATTGCCACCCCTACATCAAGCGGTTTTAAGATTCCGGAGATTGAGTGTAGCCGAAACATCCACCCCTTCGCAACAAATCCAGACTTCAGCAGATGGTTACTGAGTCTGTCGAAGTACTCAGCCTCGGGATCTACGCTGTTTGGTGGATTCGTTTATAACAATCTGTGGCAGCGCAAATAGAACATTGATACGCTCTTTTCCTCATCGATCTCCCCAAACCATAAAGACCACTGACAGACTTGATCGGAGCCATAAGCGCCGACTTGCTGAGTTTTATTCCACAATAGTTTTCAGGTAAAAATGAAAATAGTGTGTGTTGATCCATGAGTGGCCAACCACAATACCCAGGGCTGTAGCGATTACTATGCGAATACCCATTTTGACCAGCTTCAAGGGCAATCCTGGTTTCCAGCCAATCAACTGCCAGCTCCACCAGTTCTGAACCCAGCACATCTGCTGAGTATGTGATCAACATATCGTCAGCTTTTTTCAATAGCCTTACCCAATGATCAAATTCTTCACCCAGAGAGCAGACAAACAGGGCAATGGTTTCCGCTTTCTTCAGTTGAGAATTTATAATTCGCCCACTTTGAAAGCGTTTGTCCTGCAAATGTATCAAGGTTTTGTCAATTCGGACTTCTTCTGTAGCAAATATCCTGAAACCAGCTTTGATGGAAATATGGTCTCTGATCTCACCTGTCAGTCGATCCAGCGTCTCCCTTAGCAATCCCGGTATATTTATGCCCGTTGTGGGATCATATCCCATGGCTCGCAGGACCTGATCCTTGCAAATATTTAGCTCGTTTGCCGGTATCTCAAATGACTGCGGAAACTGGCTTCGTGAACTATTCATCTTAAATCCCATACGCCTTAGGGTTAAAGAATGAGCCATAATTTTCTTCAAGATACTCAAGTGCTGTTTCTTCATTGTCTGGGATCAAACTCAATGAATAGGGTACTGTTGACAGCCACCCCATTTCCTGTTTACTCAGCACAAGCTTCTTTGATTCAACAGCGCTGGATATTGTCTTGAAGGCACGGTGAACTGCCGCTTTAGTCTGCTCAAAACCACCAGCATGTTTGACAATTTCATTGGCAATTTCAATCACTGTTTTGGGCTCCAGAATATAGGCTTCAGGACTGGTTCTCAGATCACTCTCAACCAGCAAATTCCGATACATCAGGGGATCATTGGCCAAAGCCGTATTATAGAGACGGCAATCATAGGCCAGTAACTCTAAAAAGGCTTCGGGAGCTGTTCCGCTTAAGAGTTTGATGTTCTGAACTGATTCGTTGCTCCATAGATCAGCCATGGCTCCAGCAATATTGCCTAATGGACTGAAATGAGCACAACAGGAGGAACGACCCTCCATGCTGATCGGTATTCCGGCAATCGCCTTGAGGATCGGCCCTTCATAGGCACAATCCTTGGAGGGACCGATGGCTCCATGTTCAAAAGCCGCCAAACTTCTTGGGGCAGATGCTGCTCTATCCAGAGCAGCCAGACTGGCAGGCAGCATACCCTGTCCAGCCAACTGCATGGCCGTGTTGGAAAAGCCACAAGCAGTATCTCCTCCTGGTACGACATTATAGGTATTACAAATCTGGGTTATTTCATCCCACAGCCAGGCAACATCACGATACGCCAGAACACCCAGACTGCTTACGACCCCTGGAAGATCAGCAAACAACAAGGCCTGGTCATGAACTTCTTTACCGCCTACCGATTCGATGGATATGATGTCGGCTCCTGCTTGAGCAGCCAAAACAAACGATTCCCGGGTATTTAACCAACTTTCGCCACTGCGCAATAAGGGTGGATGGTCAGCATCACGTAAATCAACTACAGTGACTCTAAGGGCATTGGGAATTGAAGTCTCCCGATAGAATATATCTAACTTATTTTTAATTAAGGCCGTGATTTCAGCCCCTAATTCAGGTCGCATGGTCATGGGTGGCAATTGCTCAAATTCCATCACCAGTCCTGGGATCTTTAGCGCCTGTGCGCGCAGGAATATCTTGTCACAAATATCAGTATAGTGAGCCAAAACTGTCTGCCAGTTTGAATCATCAATGATCATTGTTGGAAGCGTAAAGTTTATCTCGGGGAAAACCTGACCGTCCCCGATCACCAGGTCATTCCCACAGACAACCGGATGCGGAGAAACGCCAAACATAAGCTCTTCGGGGTTTTGAATTGCTAACGAATTATAGCTTTTCATTTAATTGCTCCTCACTAATCCACAGCCAATGACCGCGCAAAACTATGCGGATCTCTAAAATATCCATCTGCTCCAATTTCATCACTAAAGGCCTGGGAAACCGGGGCGCCGCCGATAAAAATTTTAGTTTCGGGTGTGCTCTCTCTTAGGGCATTCACAACCGATTCCATGTTCAGCATCGTGGTTGTCAGTAAGGCACTCATTCCGACAATGGCTTCGGTATGTTCCAGAACTGCCTCCACAAATTTTTCACTGCTCACATCAGTTCCCAGATCGATCACATCC
Encoded here:
- a CDS encoding bifunctional methionine sulfoxide reductase B/A protein; its protein translation is MTYNKLTSEEQRVILNKGTEQPFSGKYETFDARGTYTCKQCDAPLYHSEDKFDAQCGWPSFDVEIPGAVKRVTDADGRRTEILCANCGGHLGHVFLGENFTPKNTRHCVNSISLNFEAVVVHVEKAIFASGCFWGVEYQLKKIDGVISTDVGYTGGHIDNPTYKQVCTGQTGHAEAVQVVFDPTQVSYETLTKIFFETHDPTQENGQGPDLGTQYRSEIFYFSDNQKKTAEKLIGLLKDKGLNVVTALSSASTFYSGEEYHQDYYQKTGGVPYCHPYIKRF
- a CDS encoding vitamin B12 dependent-methionine synthase activation domain-containing protein, which produces MNSSRSQFPQSFEIPANELNICKDQVLRAMGYDPTTGINIPGLLRETLDRLTGEIRDHISIKAGFRIFATEEVRIDKTLIHLQDKRFQSGRIINSQLKKAETIALFVCSLGEEFDHWVRLLKKADDMLITYSADVLGSELVELAVDWLETRIALEAGQNGYSHSNRYSPGYCGWPLMDQHTLFSFLPENYCGIKLSKSALMAPIKSVSGLYGLGRSMRKRAYQCSICAATDCYKRIHQTA
- a CDS encoding methyltransferase MtaB domain-containing protein → MKSYNSLAIQNPEELMFGVSPHPVVCGNDLVIGDGQVFPEINFTLPTMIIDDSNWQTVLAHYTDICDKIFLRAQALKIPGLVMEFEQLPPMTMRPELGAEITALIKNKLDIFYRETSIPNALRVTVVDLRDADHPPLLRSGESWLNTRESFVLAAQAGADIISIESVGGKEVHDQALLFADLPGVVSSLGVLAYRDVAWLWDEITQICNTYNVVPGGDTACGFSNTAMQLAGQGMLPASLAALDRAASAPRSLAAFEHGAIGPSKDCAYEGPILKAIAGIPISMEGRSSCCAHFSPLGNIAGAMADLWSNESVQNIKLLSGTAPEAFLELLAYDCRLYNTALANDPLMYRNLLVESDLRTSPEAYILEPKTVIEIANEIVKHAGGFEQTKAAVHRAFKTISSAVESKKLVLSKQEMGWLSTVPYSLSLIPDNEETALEYLEENYGSFFNPKAYGI